The region CGACGGGGTGAGTGAGGTTCTGGACACCTGGCTGCCCGCCGGCCGGCGGCAGGTGCCGGGTGACTGGCACGGTGTGGTGCAGCTTTCCGCTACCGACGCGGCGCAGGAGTGGTATCTACGGCTCCGTGGCGAGGGGGTGGCCCTGCTCGACACGGCGACCATCTTCGACCACGACGACCACCACGCCCGTGCGCAGGTCAGCGGCACCGCCAGCGACCTGTTGCTGGCTCTCTGGGGTCGGGTGAGCTTCGAGACGCTGGACGTGGCCGGCGACCGTCACCTGCTGGACGGACTGCGTACCGGCTGACCGGACCTGCCGCGCCGAGGGCGTCACCCGTTGACGGGTGACGCCCTCGAGTACGTCGTGGGTCACGTCGACGTATCGAAGAGAGCGCTCTCTTGACAGCAGATGGACTGCCTACCACAGTGTCGTGAGAGCGCTCTCTTGCCCATCGATCACCACCGACCACCTTGAGAGAGGTCGAAGCCCATGGCTGTCTTCCCGCGCCGCCGCCTCGCCGCGGTGGCCCTCGCCGCGACCACCGCCCTGCTCGTCACCGCCGGCTGCGGTGGCGGTGACGAAGAGGGCGGGGACGGACCGGTCACCCTCACCGTCGACGTCTTCGGTCAGTTCGGCTACGAGCAGCTCTATCAGGAGTACATGGCCGCGAACCCGGACGTGAAGATCGTCGAGCGGGGCACCGGCACCAACCTCGACGAGTACTCGCCGAAGCTGACCCAGTGGCTCGCCGCCGGCCGGGGGGCCGGCGACGTGGTGGCCATCGAGGAGGGCCTGCTGGTCGAGTACAAGGCGAACCCCGGCAACTTCGTCAACCTGCTCGACCACGGCGCCGCCGACCTCAAGGGCAACTTCCTCGAATGGAAGTGGAACGCCGGGCTGACCGCCGACGGCAAGCAGCTCATCGGCCTCGGCACCGACGTCGGCGGCATCGCCATGTGCTACCGCAAGGACCTCTTCGAGAAGGCCGGCCTGCCCACCGAGCGGGACGCCGTCTCCCAGCTCTGGCCGACCTGGCAGGACTACATCGCCACCGGCGAGAAGTTCGTCGCCGCGAAGACCGGCGCGTCCTTCCTCGACGCGGCCACCAACACCTTCAACACCATCCTGCTCCAGAACGCCGGCAACACCAGCGGCTACAGCTACTACGACACCAGCGAGAAGCTGGTCGTGGACAGCAACCCGGCGGTACGGCAGGCGTGGGACACCACGATGGACATCATCGACTCCGGACTCTCCGGCAAGTACGGCTCCTGGTCCGAGGAGTGGGTGTCCGCCTTCAAGCAGTCGAAGTTCGCCACCATCACCTGCCCGGCCTGGATGACCGGCGTCATCGAGGCGAACGCCGGCCCGACCGCCAAGGGCAAGTGGGACATCGCCCGGGTGCCCGGCAGCGGCGGCAACTGGGGTGGCTCGCACCTCGCCGTGCCGAAGCAGAGCAAGCACCAGGCCGAGGCGATCGAACTGGCGAAGTTCCTGACCAGCGCCAAGGGTCAGATCGGCGCGTTCAAGGCCAAGGGGCCACTGCCCTCCTCGCCGCAGGCGCTCGACGACCCGGCGATCACCGGCGCGAAGAACGCGTACTTCTCCGAGGCACCCGTCGGCACCATCTTCGGCAGCGGCGCGAAGAGCCTCAAGCCGGTGTACATGGGCCCGAAGAACCAGGCCGTGCGCACCGAAGTGGAGAACGCCGTACGGACCGTGGAGCTGGGCCAGCGTGACCCCGGTCAGGGCTGGACGGACGCGGTGGACAACGCCAAGAAGGCCGCCGCCAAGTAGCCCGAGCGTGCGGGCGGGCCCTGGGAGCCGGGGTCCCGCCCGCGCGACGAAAGGAGTTCTCGGGCATGGCCGTCCAGCTCGACGCCCGTCCACCGGTCACACCGGCATCCGACGACCGCCGCCGATCCTCGGGTCGGCTCAGCCGGTTCGACACCCGCTTCTCGCCGTACCTCTACATCGCCCCGTTCTTCCTGATCTTCGGCGTCTTCGGGGCGTACCCGCTGGCGTACACCTTCTGGGTGTCGCTGCACGACTGGGACCTGCTCGGCACCGACCACCCGTTCGTCGGCGCGGAGAACTACACCCGGCTGCTCGCCGACACCGACTTCTGGCACGCGCTGGTCAACACGATGGGCATCTTCGTGATCTCCACGGTGCCGCAGCTGCTCGCCGCGCTCTGGCTGGCCAACCTCCTGAACCGGGGGCTGCGGGCCCGTACCGGCTGGCGGATGGCGGTGCTCGTCCCGAACGTCACCTCCACGGCCGCCGTGGCGATCGTCTTCGGGGTGCTCTTCGGCCGCGAGTTCGGCATGATCAACTGGCTGCTCGACCTGGTCGGGGTGGACGCGATCGAGTGGAAGTCCAATCGGCTCGCCTCCTGGGTGGCGATCTCCGCCATGGTCGACTGGCGGTGGACCGGTTACAACGCGCTGATCCTGCTCGCCGCGATGCAGGCCATCCCCCGCGACCTGTACGAGGCGGCGGCGATCGACGGCGCCAGCCGCGCCCGGCAGTTCTGGTCGGTCACCGTGCCGCTGCTCAAACCGACGATCATCTTCTGCGCCATCATCGCCACCATCGGCGGGTTGCAGCTCTTCACCGAACCCCGGATGTTCAACTCCGGCACCAACCCGATCCGCGGCGGGCCACTGCGCGAGTCGCAGACGCTGACCATGTACATGTTCGAGAACGCCTTCGCCCCGCACTACAACTTCGGGTACGGCTCGGCCGTGGCCTGGCTGCTCTTCGCGCTCATCGCGATCGTCGCGGCGGTCAACGTGCTGATCCTGCGCCGGCTCGGCGGCGGAGCGCGCCCCAGCGCCCGGAAGGGATCCACCCGATGAGCCGGCTCTGGCGGGCCACCCCGCTCACCTACCTGGCCCTGGTGTTCGCCGCCGCCCTGTCGATCTTCCCGATCTGGTGGATGTTCGTCGTCGCCAGCCGCAGCAACGACGCGATGGGCCAACTGCCACCGCCGGTCACCCCCGGCGGCAACCTGGGCGCGAACATCGCCCGACTGTTCGACAACACCGACGCGTACTTCCTCACCGGTCTGATCAACTCGGCGATCGTCGCGACCACGGTGACCGTCTCCGTGGTGTTCTTCTCCAGCCTGGCCGGGTTCGCCTTCGCCAAGCTGAGGTTCCGGGGTCGCAACGCCCTGCTGCTGGTGATCATCGCGACCATGATGGTGCCGACGCAGCTCGGCGTGATCCCGCTCTACCTGCTCATGACCAAGCTGCACTGGAACGACAGGCTGCCGGCGGTCATCGTCCCGGTCCTGGTCACCGGGTTCGGGGTGTTCATGATGCGGCAGTACGCCGGCCAGGCCATCAGCGACGAACTGATCGAGGCCGCCCGGATGGACGGCTGCGGCACCGCCCGGATCTGGTGGCACGTGGTGGTTCCCGCGCTGCGTCCGGCCGCCGCCGTGCTCGGCCTGCTCACGTTCATGACCACCTGGAACGACTTCCTGTGGCCGTACGCTGTGCTGAACGATCCGGCGAATCCGACCGTGCAACTCTCCCTGCGGGCGCTGTCGGATGGCTACTACCAGGACATGTCGCAGGTGTTCACCGGGACAGCCATCGCGACGCTGCCCCTGCTGTTGGTGTTCGTGTTGTTCGGCCGGCAGATCATCGGCGGGATCATGGAAGGTGCGGTCAAGGCGTGAACGAACTCCGTTTCCCCGACAATTTCCTCTGGGGTGCGGCCACCGCCGCCTACCAGATCGAGGGCGCGGCCCGCGACGACGGTCGCGGTCCGTCCATCTGGGACACCTTCAGCCGTACGCCGGGCAAGGTCTACCAGGGCCACACCGGCGACGTCGCCTGCGACCACTACCACCGGTACGCCGACGACGTGGCGCTGATGGCCGAGCTGGGGCTGCGGGCGTACCGTTTCTCGGTCGCCTGGCCCCGGATCCAACCGGACGGCACCGGCCCGGCCAACCCGCGCGGGCTGGACTTCTACGACCGGCTCACGGACGCGCTGCTCGACCGGGGAATCGACCCGATCGTCACCCTCTACCACTGGGACCTGCCCCAGGCCCTCGGTGACCGGGGCGGCTGGACCAACCGGGACACCGCCGAGCACTTTGCCACCTACGCCACGGCCGTGTACGCCCGCCTCGGCGACCGGATCGACACGTGGACCACCCTCAACGAGCCGTGGTGCTCGGCCTACCTCGGCTACGCCAACGGAATACACGCCCCCGGCGAGCAGGACCCGGGGGCGGCCTTCACCGCCGTACACCATCTGCTGCTCGGGCACGGCCTGGCGGCGCGGGCGTTGCGGGCGGCCGGCGCGCGCGGCGTCGGCATCACCCTCAACCCGGCCGACGTACGCCCGGCCGACCCGGAGAGCGCGGCGGACGCCGCCGCGGTCCGCGTGGTCGACGGCCTGCACAACCGGATCTTCCTCGACCCGCTGCTGGCCGGCGGCTACCCGGACGACGTTCGCGAGCACGTGGCCCGGATCGTCGAACCGACCTTCATCCGCGACGGTGACGAGAAGCTGATCGCCGCCCCGATCGACCTGCTCGGGATCAACTACTACGCGCCCGGTTACGTGGCAGGTCGACCCGACGGTGCCGGCAACGGCGCGTACCCGGGCACCGAGGGCGCGGTGCACTTCGTGCCGCCGACCGGGCCACTGACCGACATGGGCTGGATGATCGAGCCGGCCGGGTTGACCCGGCTGCTGGAACGGATCGCCACCGACTACCCCGGGGTACCGCTGCTGATCACCGAGAACGGTGGGGCGTTTCCCGACAAGCCCGGCGCCGACTCGCCCGACGGGCCAGGCCAGGTGATCGACACCGACCGCATCGCCTACCTCGACGGGCACCTGCGTGCGGCGCACGAGGCGATCTCCCGGGGCGTGGACCTGCGCGGTTATCTCGTATGGTCATTACTGGACAACTTCGAGTGGGCGGAGGGTTACCGCAAGCGGTTCGGGATCGTGCACGTCGACTACCTGACCCAGCGGCGCACACCGAAGGCCAGCGCCCGGTGGTACCAGGAGGTGATCTCCCGGAACGGGCTGTGACGAGCGGGGGGAAGGCGCGATGACGACGGCGCAGCGGCCGACGCTCGAAGCAGTGGCGGCGAGGGCCGGGGTGTCCCGCGCCACCGTGTCCCGGGTGGTCAACGGCTCCACCACCGTCGCCGAGCCGATCCGGGAGGCGGTCACCCGGGCCGTCGCCGAGTTGGGGTACGTGCCCAACCTCGCCGCCCGCAGCCTGGTCACCCAACGCACCGACTCGATCGCCCTGGTCATGCCGGAGGCCGCCACCCGGGTCTTCTCCGACGACCAGGTCTTCCCCGGCATCATCCGGGGTGTCAGCCAGGAGTTGGAGGCGGCCGACAAGCAACTGGTGCTGATGCTCGCCGGCTCGCCCGCCGGGCACCAACGGGTCGAGCGGTACACCACCGGCCGGCACGTCGACGGGGTGCTCTTCGCCTCGCTGCACGGCGCCGACCCGCTACCCGGCACGCTGACCCGACTCGGCATTCCGGTGGTGGTCAGCGGCCGGCCGCTCGGCGACGTACCGGTGCCGTACGTCGACGTCGACCACGTGGCCGGAGTGACCGCAGCCGTCCGACACCTGATCGACGGTGGTCGCCGACGCATCGCCACCATCGCCGGGCCACAGGACATGGTCGCCGGGATCGAACGGCTCAGCGGTTACCGCAGCGCGGTCGCCGACGCCGGGTTGCCCGAGCTCGTCGCCGTCGGCGACTTCACCCGGGAGTCCGGGGCGGCGGCGATGCGGCACCTGCTCACCGAGCACCCCGACCTGGACGGCGTCTTCGCCGCCTCCGACCTGATGGCGCACGCCGCCCTGCGTACGCTGCGCGAGGCCGGTCGGCGGGTGCCGGAGGACGTGGCGGTGATCGGCTTCGACGACATCGAGACCGCCGCGTACACCGAGCCGCCGCTGACCACGGTCCGGCAGCCGATCGTGGAACTCGGCCGCCGGATGACCCGCCAACTGCTCCGGCTGGCCGCCGGGGAGACCATCGAGCAGCGGGTCATGCTCCCCACCGAGCTGATCCGCCGAGCCTCCGCCTGACCCCCCCCACCCCCCACCCCCACCCCCTGCCCCTCCCACCCCCCCACCCACCCCCCACCCCCTCCCGGGGAGATCTTGGAAGGAATCGGCCCCTCGGGGGGCGCTTTGCTTCCAAGATCTCTTTGTGTGCTGCCGAGGGCAGCGTTGAGGGGCCGTTATTCCGTCGCTCGGGCGGGCGATCGCCGCTAGCCTCGCCGGCATGCCGGATCCTGT is a window of Micromonospora sp. WMMD961 DNA encoding:
- a CDS encoding extracellular solute-binding protein, with the protein product MAVFPRRRLAAVALAATTALLVTAGCGGGDEEGGDGPVTLTVDVFGQFGYEQLYQEYMAANPDVKIVERGTGTNLDEYSPKLTQWLAAGRGAGDVVAIEEGLLVEYKANPGNFVNLLDHGAADLKGNFLEWKWNAGLTADGKQLIGLGTDVGGIAMCYRKDLFEKAGLPTERDAVSQLWPTWQDYIATGEKFVAAKTGASFLDAATNTFNTILLQNAGNTSGYSYYDTSEKLVVDSNPAVRQAWDTTMDIIDSGLSGKYGSWSEEWVSAFKQSKFATITCPAWMTGVIEANAGPTAKGKWDIARVPGSGGNWGGSHLAVPKQSKHQAEAIELAKFLTSAKGQIGAFKAKGPLPSSPQALDDPAITGAKNAYFSEAPVGTIFGSGAKSLKPVYMGPKNQAVRTEVENAVRTVELGQRDPGQGWTDAVDNAKKAAAK
- a CDS encoding sugar ABC transporter permease, which gives rise to MAVQLDARPPVTPASDDRRRSSGRLSRFDTRFSPYLYIAPFFLIFGVFGAYPLAYTFWVSLHDWDLLGTDHPFVGAENYTRLLADTDFWHALVNTMGIFVISTVPQLLAALWLANLLNRGLRARTGWRMAVLVPNVTSTAAVAIVFGVLFGREFGMINWLLDLVGVDAIEWKSNRLASWVAISAMVDWRWTGYNALILLAAMQAIPRDLYEAAAIDGASRARQFWSVTVPLLKPTIIFCAIIATIGGLQLFTEPRMFNSGTNPIRGGPLRESQTLTMYMFENAFAPHYNFGYGSAVAWLLFALIAIVAAVNVLILRRLGGGARPSARKGSTR
- a CDS encoding carbohydrate ABC transporter permease, producing the protein MSRLWRATPLTYLALVFAAALSIFPIWWMFVVASRSNDAMGQLPPPVTPGGNLGANIARLFDNTDAYFLTGLINSAIVATTVTVSVVFFSSLAGFAFAKLRFRGRNALLLVIIATMMVPTQLGVIPLYLLMTKLHWNDRLPAVIVPVLVTGFGVFMMRQYAGQAISDELIEAARMDGCGTARIWWHVVVPALRPAAAVLGLLTFMTTWNDFLWPYAVLNDPANPTVQLSLRALSDGYYQDMSQVFTGTAIATLPLLLVFVLFGRQIIGGIMEGAVKA
- a CDS encoding GH1 family beta-glucosidase, which produces MNELRFPDNFLWGAATAAYQIEGAARDDGRGPSIWDTFSRTPGKVYQGHTGDVACDHYHRYADDVALMAELGLRAYRFSVAWPRIQPDGTGPANPRGLDFYDRLTDALLDRGIDPIVTLYHWDLPQALGDRGGWTNRDTAEHFATYATAVYARLGDRIDTWTTLNEPWCSAYLGYANGIHAPGEQDPGAAFTAVHHLLLGHGLAARALRAAGARGVGITLNPADVRPADPESAADAAAVRVVDGLHNRIFLDPLLAGGYPDDVREHVARIVEPTFIRDGDEKLIAAPIDLLGINYYAPGYVAGRPDGAGNGAYPGTEGAVHFVPPTGPLTDMGWMIEPAGLTRLLERIATDYPGVPLLITENGGAFPDKPGADSPDGPGQVIDTDRIAYLDGHLRAAHEAISRGVDLRGYLVWSLLDNFEWAEGYRKRFGIVHVDYLTQRRTPKASARWYQEVISRNGL
- a CDS encoding LacI family DNA-binding transcriptional regulator; amino-acid sequence: MTTAQRPTLEAVAARAGVSRATVSRVVNGSTTVAEPIREAVTRAVAELGYVPNLAARSLVTQRTDSIALVMPEAATRVFSDDQVFPGIIRGVSQELEAADKQLVLMLAGSPAGHQRVERYTTGRHVDGVLFASLHGADPLPGTLTRLGIPVVVSGRPLGDVPVPYVDVDHVAGVTAAVRHLIDGGRRRIATIAGPQDMVAGIERLSGYRSAVADAGLPELVAVGDFTRESGAAAMRHLLTEHPDLDGVFAASDLMAHAALRTLREAGRRVPEDVAVIGFDDIETAAYTEPPLTTVRQPIVELGRRMTRQLLRLAAGETIEQRVMLPTELIRRASA